The genomic region actatatCCCAACATTTTctcaacactttcacaacaaatcttatatAACAGGTTATTACTTGctgtttcaaattaaaaatctatAACAACCTGCTACATaagaatttttgtgattttaataTTGCACACATATGTTAAGGAACTTCtcaatattaaaaatgctaCAACAGTAAGATTTAAGAATAAATCTAAGTTTACAAACTGCTTCCCTTTTAGGCTTTTTCAGTGTTTTCATTTAGCATTAGcagcaaaaacaaatattttaggCTTATTAATTTACATATATCTTGCCAACCCTCGGACCCAAGTCCAAGCTAAATTGTCTTAATCTATGACAAGAAGCCAGACTTGTCCAGCCCACATAATGACATAATGGCCGAGTCGTATATTTTAAGTACATAATCATGGGCTTTACCATGTCGGTACGCTGAAATATGTGGGCCTTGTACTTTTGGTCtcgtccttttttttttttttgcattgaaCACCATGTAAAGatttaaaatgataatgattttcCCACCCTCATATGTCAGACCAACTAATAGATTATTTTGATATGATAAACGATTTTTCAATAGCAAGTATTATTTCATGAGGCAAACAATGTGAATTCATAAtgtattgtttattttatactaAAGAGTAATTGCTTATCCCTAAATAGCAGTATTAGGATGATGTGTTTATTGATTTGGAGCGTAACGTAAATTCGAAAATTCCATGTTTAATTCAACACACTATCAGTCAATGGAATTTTTAGAATATCTCCTATTATATTTATCAATTATCATACCATAAAAGCATAATTACCTTATTATATACTCAAATGCCTACCAAAACAACATTgatgttcaaacttcaaagtgcAATAGaatatttgttttataaaatttaatttttgtctaaAAAATTTCAGTCTCTAATTTAATATACTTTTGGGTAcctaatttaattatatttttcttttaaaagcaATACTATACCAAAAACAAATTACAGAAATGATGTGGTCACCTATAATATATGCCAAATGCATAGTGTTATCATGTATCATGGGACACTTTTAATGGAAAAGGATCTTAGTCCCACGGGATGCAAATAAACTTTGTTCTtatacttcttcattttttttagggaaactTTATTCTTATACTTTAAGTGTGCTTCACTGCAAATTCGGAATCGTGAATaattactctaaaaaaataCTAGGGCCACTTCAATAATTAGCTAAAGGTAAGTTTGGGGCTCAATGATTTGAAGAAATTAGACATGCTAGAATGTCTCATGGATTGGTGAAGATAATTAGCCAACAAAAGGTGTAAAATTTGATGTTTCAATCATTTGTCATTAAATATGTTGAACGTTGCATATTCAAAATAGGGCATTGATTTGTGGGGGCCTTGATTCATAATTAGTGCAAAATTGGGCATGTAAAAGCTTTCATACTTTTAGTTGTTATTGCCATTCTTGATTCGCCCAATGTGATCGCCAATTTATTTGTACTTGTTTGAGTTTAAATATCGACACAAGTATTGATGTGGTTTATAAGGTCCATTGATGGCTTTTCCCAATCGTTGATTGCCTTTATGGAGGCTCCTATTTTATAGTTTGGTTTCGTTTTAAAAAGGGGTATGGGCTCATTTTGCTTCAACAAAGAAGACTTATATCCTTTTGATGCTAACAATGATGAACTACATGATGTTGATTATTGAAGGAAATGCTAAATAACAACTAAAACAATAGATAGcctcttttaaaataaaataaaaaaaatagatagacTAAAGTATGATATaaatgagaaattcaaataTCTATGATTCTAATAAAATCGAAGTACTAAACATAAAAGGAAAGGGTAACAATTATAATGGAAGAATGATTTGcttgaggaaaagaaaagaaaaatcgaATATTTCTATTTTCCTAGATTGATTTAACACGCCATCATTATTCAACACTGCATTTTGTTGTATGTTTGGAAGTAGgggagaaggagaagaaaaagaaaattatttggTTTTCTCTTTGTCTAGTTTGTTAAGAGAAGATAAATGGAaggataaaatataatttttgttcatAAACTATTACAAAATTTCGTTTTTCATTCTTGAACTTTCAAAATACCACATCAACACTCCATCAAGCCACATAAGACATAAACTTACGAAAATAAACAGAGGGACGAAAATAAAACGTTTTGCAAAGTTTATAAACGACCCTACTATCGCCCCACTTGATTATTCGAGCAAGATGCCCATTGTGATGGGAAGCAAGGAAAATATAGTTGTTACAACCTATCACATACCAATATAAAATACGGAGTCGCATAAATTTTTCTAATGTTTGTTGCTACCCATAGGAGAGAACAATGTGCAACGTATTCAATACTAAATTGATGACCtatttataaattaagaaaaaaaaaaattaggtttgagggggaaaaaaaacaacgttgttgacaattttttatttcttcaaaagAGTCCTTCATATTCTAGTCTTGGATTAATAATCCAAGTGTCAAATTAGACATAAACTAATGAAAATAGATAAAagagcaaaaataaaatactttgtAAAGTTTAGAGACGAAAATATAACTTCTGAAGTTTAGAAACAAGAAACGAACTTCTGTAAtaatttagaaacaaaaattataatttactctaaatgaaaataaaaatttgtttttacttaaatGTCCCCAACGAAGTAAAGAGAGTGTGTATCCTTGTTAGCGAAAACATAATTTTGTAGGTGATAAGGGTGGTAGGACAACTATAGCTTTTTTTAGTTGCATTTATCTCCATTTCCATCCAATTTAAGCAGATGACCTAGACATGTGTCTCCTAATTTtcacttcttttctctttcattaTACTACCAACCAAACACAAGAACTTGATCTTTTCACCAacatttcctttctttctccAATCTTTTTGAgagatatttatatttttgcctTTCAACCATGTTGTCAAAGAAATCTTCATTTATTAAGTTGTGGTGTGACACCATCTTTTGAATTGATGGGACTAGTTCTTTTTAGCATTAAAATCTATTGATTTTCTTGGAAGGGATCTAACTCTCTAAAGCCATGAGCTTAATAAATAGTCCAcaacctcctcctcctcctcctcctctcaACTAATAACCGTCATTATCCTTGGGTGAAAAcggaaacaaaaaaataaaaataattgaaagtaaaaaaaacagATCCAATCATTCaagtaagtaaaaaaagaaaagaaaaagcaaaactGTCCTGAAAATCTTATCTATCCCAAAAAGGTTTGTGTGAGAACTTTGAGCGGTGTACTTCGCCTAACTGATTCTCAGTCACATGAGACAAAGTTAAAAGGGACAGAATCGTTATTTTAGACCCAACACATTACCCATTTCCTAATCATTCATTTCTTCTACAATAACCACAAAAAGAACCATCTTCCAATAACACTTCGCCACGTCAGCAACACCTCCGCAACTTGCCAGGTGGCAGATTCCCAAACAGCCATCTCACAGGAGCACGCAACTCTCTTCCCACAGAGGATAAAAAATTCTCTTCAACCCCATAGTACAACCCTCCATGTCCTGTCATAAAAAAATCCCAGAAATCCAGAGAGAAAACAACTCACAAAACTCacaaattttggagttttgggGTTCTTTCAATTCTTCTGTATATTTATtaggatttcaaaattttagagagagagagagacccaacaaaaaaaaactcaaaacctttAATGTCAACCACCCCAAGCAACCCcatcaaatacaaaaaacaaaaataaataatactagtaataataataaatgtcacATTCACCAAACCCTAAtgaccaaaatgaccaaaacccAGACTCATCATCAAGGAGATCAAGATCTCTCAGCCTCCCAGAATTTTTCCTCAAGGAACAAGCTCTCAAGCATGTTATTCTCAAgatgcatcatcatcatcacaacAGCCGCAATCaaagcagcagcaacaacaacagcaacaataaTCATAACAATCATAGCAATCACAACCGTCATTTATCTCTGTCACCAACCCCATCTCCACCATCATCTCCCGACCCCACAACCGATCTCACCGATCTCGTTGTAGACCCGCCCGCACCCAATCCGACCTCCCTCCTCTCCGACCACCTCCTCAACCTCATTTTCTCAAAACTCCCTGTCTCTCAGTACTCTTCCAATTCCTTAGTCTGCAGGCGCTGGTTGTACCTTCACGGCCGCTTGGTACAATCCTTGAAGCTGTTCGATTGGTCGTTTCTCGATTCGGGTCGGGTCTTCCACCGGTTCCCGAATCTCTCCGATGTCGACATCGTCCACGCTTGTATTCGGGTGCCCAGAAACGCGGCCATTATCGTGACCCGGAAGTACTTCTCGGTTCACCTCGACTCGAGCCTCTCCAGAGACCGGGTCGTCGGGGAGGAGGACTTGTTGCCGAGCCGGGTCATCGACTCGGGCCTCAAATCGCTGGCCGAGTCGTACCCGAATCTGCGGAGGCTGGTCGTTATCGGAGCCAGCGAAGATGGGTTGTCGAGTGTGGCGAAGGAGTGCCAGTTATTGCAAGAGTTGGAGGTCATTGCTTGTGGGGATTTGAGTTTGAAAGGGATTTCGGGTTTTATGAATTTGCAAATCGTGAAATTGATCGGTTTCATTGATGGGTTTTTCGGGTCGGTCGTGTCGGATATCGGGTTAACCATATTAGCTCAGGGTTGTAGGAGGCTAGTGAGGCTTGAGCTTTGTGGTTGTGAGGGGAGCTATGATGGGATTAAGGCTATTGGGCAATGCTGCCAAATGCTTGAGGAATTGACCCTGAGTGATCATAAAATGGATGGAGGCTGGTTGGCTGCGGTTTCGTTTTGTGGGAATTTGAAGATTTTGAAGCTGCAGTCTTGTAAGGATAGTATCGATTCTCGTCCTGGACCGGACGAGCATTTGGGGTTGTGCCCGACTTTAGAAGCGTTGCATTTGCAGCGGTGTCAAATGCGGGATAAGCAGGCGGTGAGAGCATTGTTTTTGGTATGTAGGGGTGTGAGGGAGATTGTGTTGCAGGATTGTTATGGGTTGGAGAATGAGGTTTTCGGATTGGCCACTGTTTGTAGGTATGAGCCTTTTTTGAcattgttcttgtttttttgcaatatttataATATCTATAACTAGTAGAGGAAAATCAGAGAATGAATGAGATTacttgaaaatttaatattactaGTTGATGTTTACAGTTTTGGTTTGCAAATTTATTGCTAATAATATACAGTTCATGTTCAATGTGTTTTCAATGCATGGTGATTGCCCTTGGTTTTTTAGTTGATAGGAAAGTATTAGTAGTGTAAAATTCATGAAGTTGTTGTATTAATTTAGATGCTATATGCTCTCTGAGTGTGAAATAGATATACAAAAGGGAACATGAAAGTTGAAAAGGTTCAGTTAATGCCTAATAGTGCTCAACAGTTTCTACTATGCCACCTAAAAGAAAGAGTGCTTCCTTTGGGAAATGTTCTTGCTTTACAGACCCGGTGAGACTGTGAGAGACATAATTCAGGGTGTCCACCAAGACCTTCTCCCCTCTAGTTTTGTTTATAACCCATTCAGTCAATTTATTATTCACCttagaagaaaattaaagcaatattTCTCAAGTGTCCTGGAAATTACTGtttcaaacaaaattgaaaatgagactctttaatgaaattaaagaaataaagtgCAATGAAAGTTTATGCATTGCTAAGGAGGTTAAAATGTGACTCAATCCTGAAACTGAGAAACCAAGATAATGAGATCAATTGTAACAAAAGTAAGTTACTACTTATTACTTATTAGGTGTTCTGGCTTATTAATACGAAAGATTTTTAGTGAGCTCAAACATCTCTATATATCCAGAGCTTGTTTATTAAAATCCCAACAAGTGCAGTATATTACTCTATGACCTGGAGAGCACCAATATGCTTTAAAAAtgaagattaaattttttttggaaagtcACTAATATGATCCTTGAACCAAGACTTTACCTCTTATCTAGGGTAACACttgtcttttcttcttcttttttggaacATCAATAGTTGGGAGTGGGGGGTTTAAGCCCTATATATCTCCATTGGAAACTCCAGGAGGTGTCAATTGAGCTGCTAGGCCCTTGTcacttatcttttatttttttatttttatgatgatATACCAAtttctttaaagaaattaaggggaaaaaaattgtttgacgTTATCCTTCCAGTGGGTTTATCATAAAGCAAGTTTGTATCTTTCAAAGAACATATGAAAGATTGGTATGAGTCTGAACCAATGTTGAATGCAAACATTTTATAGTCACATTATCACTACACTTGGAAAGGCAATTGGTAAAAATCAAGGGCCTTCATTCCCCATGAATGCTATAAATAAAAGAGATGcagtaatttattatttaagaataaTGAAATTGACTTagtaagtaaataaataattgtgtCAATGAGCTCTAGTGCGCATGGCATCTCCTCCCCTCATGAAAGCAAGGTGGAGGTTGAGGTCTTGAGTTCAATACCCATAGGATGCATATGTAATTACCAGCAGAAAAAAGTCCATAAGTTATTTTCTCTCATAAGTTTGCATAAAAAAGGTCATCATTTTGTGTCGTCTCCATGCTTTTGAGGATCCATTATCAGGTAATTAGTGGACTATAAATTAGTAATCTGTAAGATAATAATCAATTTGAATTCATTAAATGATGTGTAGCTGTGACGTTCCTGAGAATTGTTTCTAGTTATtacaaaaagagaaatatttttagagtTGTTGAACCATTGAAAGGCTGCTGGCAATTGATTTGTGATTTATTTATCACCTGGTACTAAATATTTACTTCTTGGAAAGTTCTAATTCATGTGGATAAATAATACATTTTCTGGCAAATGAGTGGTCTTTGAACCAAAATGGGATCTCTCACCCCCCCCAAccccccaaaaaagaagaaataaaaaaaagagggagggTGAGTCAGGTCAATCCACTACAGAAGCTTGATTTATATTACCAATCAAgacgaagaaagaaaaatacgtTCCCCATTAATCAATACTTGAAGTAGAAGTTATATCGGTCTGTGTCTAAATGCTATCCTGTATGGATAATGAAGAAATGGTACTAGTGAGTCAGTGACAGTTCCACAGCGATCCATATTTTCTTGTAAAGGTATCAGAGGCCTTTGGAAATTGTTTGTTTTCCTGTGGTATTTTTCTACTGGCATATCTGCTTTTTATGaatatatatggtttttttGTTTCCCTTTATGTACCAAGTTTTCTCGTGAGTTGTATGATTTATGCTCTTCATCTTCTAACTATGAATAGTTCTTGGTTTGAGGCATATATAAAGCCTGTGCGAACTTGTCAAATAGGGTCTTTACATTCATGAATATCAGCTCCTCTTTGTATTTGTGCTCATCCATCAATTGTTGCATTTCTAAAGGTGTACTTTTACCATGGCTAATTGATAACTTGGTATATACATTTGAATACAATGTCTAATAAGGAAAGTAATATTTGGAATCGTGTATATTATAGAGGAATATTGTTGATTGAAGTTTTGAATTGACAGTTTACTTTTTCTCTCCTAGGAGGGTGAGGCAGCTTTCATTGGAAGGATGCTCATTACTGACAGTGGAAGGTTTGGAGTcggtaatcctttcttggaagGATCTTCAAAGACTTAGAGTAGTTTCATGTAACAAAATAATGGACAGTGCAGTGACTCCTGCCCTCTCAACCTTGTTCTCTGTactaaaagaattaaaatggaGTCCAGATTCTAGATCTCTCCTCTCATCAAGTCTTGCTGAGACTGATTTGAGAAAGAAAGGTGGTCGATTTTTCAAGAGTTATAAGGGTTGAACTGGCTAATGTTTCTTAGAATGCATGCTTTAGTTCAGTGCAATTCAGGTGAATTACATGGCAGCTCCGTAATGATTTAGCAAATACACACACTCCGTAGTACATTGTAGACTTGTAGTCATTATCTTGTCTAATTTGGAGGCTTACCATCATAATAGAGAGGATGATTCGCATTCTTGCCTTCAGTGCTATGCCAAAGGGAGCATTTCTTTTGAAGCGTTCTAATCCCTCTCCACTGCAATTGTACATGGAGTAATCAGCTTGACCAAGTTTTGGTGTCAAGCAAAAGTTATAATGTTGTAATTTTGTGCCCATTACGGCTTCTTTAATGTTCAACAAAGTTAGATATgctaattttttgatattttgggtaGTTGCAGTGTTGCACCGACTTGCTAGGCATTAGCATAAGCAAAGACATTAGTACAGTTTGTGACTTCTTTTTCACGTCTGGATATGTAACATTTATTCTTCTACAAGTTATAGTGAAAAACTTTCTGCAGTTTAAATATGCTGAGGTTCCTACTTtctttcattggttttcctagtgaaattatttttcttcaagtttcaagtgccaatttaaaattttgcttAGAATTTGATTTTCTACGAAGGGAAGCATGTCTTTGCAAAAGATGAGCAACTAGAAAGTCCCAATTTGTACAGGCATATCTATTTGTTTTCACTTTTTCCATCATTGCAACTTGCAAACACCCTTGTACATTGACTTTTCTCCCTAGTTATTGATTTAGAATATCACATGCAGTGAGGGACAGCTAATGTTGCCAAAGTTGGCTTCTTGTCTAGTCTAGATGAGCTGAGTGAGATTCACGAGTATTCTTATCCTTCTGGTCTTTTTATTGTCGTGTGTCATAAGTGAAAGCTTCTCAAGAGAATAGTGGGAGTTTGGAAATAAATAGTTCCACAAGTATGGTTCGCTGCTATTTGCTGCCAAGCTTGTAGATGAAGTGAGCTCATAAAGCAACTCATTGAAAAGCTTTTAACTCAAATGATAACTCCTCTTAGGTGTGTAATATACAacatttttctctcaaaaaaatatcattCAAATCATAAGTGCTATTGCTCATCAGAGATATttggataattattttttagatggTTACAGCATACTTGCTAACTTTAGAGCATCCAAGTCATTAGatgcaaattttttgtttattttgtaaaaaaaagcatacttttttattattattattttacacaCTTATTATTATAAAACGATCAGGTCAGTTTAACTATTATACGCCATCTTTTATCTAAATAATACAttctcaccttttttttattattattttatgccTGTTCCACCGCCTACCAAACTCCAAATATCTCTACACTCTCTATCTCCAAAATATCTCTTTAtttttcaccttcttcttctttcttctttcttcttttttattttccttctccttctttctccttccgcatcttcttcttcttcttctcattctcattcttttttttttctttttcttttttcaatttgagtttgattatggccagtgattttgggtttgtaattttggtGGTGATTTTGGGCAGATTTTTCCACTACATGGATGGTGATTTTGGGGCTCTCCATTGATAACACAACTATTGCTTTTagtcttataaaaaataaaaaataaaactattactTTTAGTTGTTCTCTATCTCTACGTTTCTCTCTCTAGAACACTCTtctctggattttttttttttaattctttaagaaagtgtttctccttctcttttgtttttgtttgtagaTTTAAGTTCCTTACGTTATTATGTTTGTGTAAATTAATTTGTAAACTATGTGCTGATGATGACAAACAATTGGACATGATCCGCTGCAACAACATTAGATGTTGTAGCTATGAAGATCAACTAATTTACCCTTTTGTTTCTGAGGCAGAAAGTTCAAAATAAGCCATTGGTCATTGTAATGGccccttaaaaaaatcaaatttatcctcaaaatcagtttttttatattcgtttttaacttttgtttttgttggtaggGTGTCCCtatgtttatctattttttttaactttcgtAACAATCTACTAATGAGGATAAACATTTGGGCATAAGATGCAACCAAAGAGAGAGTGTTCTAGAGAGAGAAATGTAGAGATAGAAAACAATTAAAAGTAATAGTTGTGTTATAAACTTGTTTGGGTTTAGAAATAAGTATAGAATGtattaaataagagataataaatgagataaattagaatattagcattaatgatggtcttttttttactgttagATCTACTTAAATCAAATGGTTTAAAAATGTGTTACTtgaacacctctctctctctctctttatatatatattaggagaGGGTTTGATGAACTTGGGATCTATATGGATTTACGTTTGAAGAATTTGATGATTTGTTGTTAGATTTAAGAGAAGATAAGATGAGAAAGAGGGTAGGGGAAGAGAGATtgaatgagagaggagagataatCAAATGAgagatgaaagagaaaaaatagaaaataaaaagctaaGTATATTTACACAGTTACTATAGCAATTTCGGAAAGGAACAATGATTTAGAAGGACTGATgtggcctttttttttggtgaaatgtGTAAAATCATACCATTTTTCTATTATCCACTATCTGATGCGGATGCTCTTATAGCTTGAACTTTTTCTCCCCTTTCTTCCCTAAACCTTCAACTCTCTAAGCATTTTGTGCATGGAGATGTGCTAATTAAGTTATAAGGCTCTTTGACATTTAGATAATTAATTAGTGCTGAACAATGCAAGTTGTATTTAAAAGTGAATAGGttaaagtgttaaacaaaaaaaaaatatatttgttaaatCAAAATTTGTCTAAAAATATAGCTCCGCTAATGTTGATGCTTATTAACATTATGACAATTTTATATGGAAATCAAATTAATTGAGCACATATATTATATAGCTCAAGTAAAGAAAGAGTAAATTACTCTAACTATAAACAAGTACTGGGGTTGTCCAACCCACTCTTGGACCTTACCCACCCGCTTAGACTGACCAAGCCAACCCTAAAATCACCTAAtctgaaactcgattttggtgGATTGGTTGGCGGGTCATTGCATTAAAACCTTATTTTAACCAACCTGATTGATCTCCACCAATAAAAGGCTGTTGTTCTCCATCGTATAAGGAATTCCTCTATCAAATCTCGCCAAATTCATCGAGATTTGTCTAGATCTGGCGAGATCTCGTTGATATCTTGTGTAGATCTCGCCAAATTCGAAGGATTTCAACTTGATCCAACCGGATTTTGGCCAAATCAGGCAAGTTTCTATCAAATCTCATCCCTGACTCCAATTGAGACTAACTGCCATCTGACATAGATTCAACTCGACCAATCCGACCCAACTCCTTCATCGATCGGCAACGGATTTAGAAAATCTTCACCAGATTTGGTTGAGTCGATTATGGGTTGGACATAAATCCGACCAGAATCAACCCGTGGACACCCTTAACTAGGATTGTGTAggatacctgtccgacctgcCTTCGGCCGGCCAAACCCACGTGGGTACATTAGGTGAGTAGTTTGGGTTAGGCCCCTAAATTAGCCGATTGGGTCAGGTAACGGATTGAGAAATTGCCAACTTGCTACAACCAGTCCTGAcctgtatgtgtgtgtatgtgtgtgtgtgtgtgtatatatatgtatgtatgtaagtatgtatgtatgtatggtAAGAAATAGGACTTGTCTAcacctaataataataaaaaatctaaactcACCTACCACCTACTCCATTTATTCAGTTCAACCGTATactcttcttctccctctctGTTAACCTTTCTcatgccttttctttttatcccTTCAATTTTCACCTTCCATCAATTGCACATACCATTCACATACCATTCTAGGCAACCATAAAGGCAGTTCCTTTTATGTCTTGTATtgtttaatatttgaatttatatttttatggagCATGCTGTTTGTCTTTTTGATCTGGTTCCCATATAGTTTTGCACATCTACTAAATGTTCTCATAGGATTGATTAATTTGTGTACATGAGTAATATATTGGGTCCGCATCTACGtctacaaaaaattttgtgtgCATCAGTTATACATTTGaatatagtttattattttatggtagTTTGAGCGttgctaataaaaaattatagtatgTGATATACTTTTAAAACAATGTTATTGTTGACCCGCCAAACCTGTTAAGTTGAAACCAACGAGATTTTCAACTGATCTTCTAGATTTAGACTTTGGTGAGTTGGCGGTGGATTAAAATTTTCTCAACTCGCCAATGGTAGATTGGATAAAAATATTGTCCTTTACCCACTCAATCTGACTCTTGCACACCCCTACTTTAACTAATActcaatatttcaaattttcacttcaaaataaaaaaaacacactcaCAAGGGAGAAAGAATGTGATTCTAACACAAAAACATACCACAAACTCCACTCACAAGTTTTATATTTAATGCTCTAAAACCTGAATTAAAATAGAATtattagggattttttttttttttttggttttcaaaaaaagaaaagaaaaacaaaaagcttAGTCATTTCATTTGTGCCGCAATTTATGTAGTAAACTGTAAGtggttgttattattttcaTCTGAATCCATCGGTTTTTCTCTATTACTCACAATCTATTACGTTAAAGTTGTAgcaaaccattaaaaaaaaaaaattaaaaactacaaTTATCTTATGTAATAGACAATAATTGACTATCTATCCCTTTCACTTAGATTCATCATTTTTTATCCACCATTCACAATATGccatataaataattttgacaaaaatgGTGGAGATTTTTGTCCCTAaaatttttgcataaaaatcGTAGTCCTAGATTTTCTCTAATACAAAGAAAGtagtttgtaaatatttttttattttttatttttatcatatattGCAGCTCCGGAGCCGAGTTTGATTGTTTCCTTGTTTTTCTTGGATGGGTCAGAAACGGAGGATGATTAAAGTCAAAgatgtttt from Castanea sativa cultivar Marrone di Chiusa Pesio chromosome 11, ASM4071231v1 harbors:
- the LOC142617857 gene encoding F-box protein At5g51370-like, with amino-acid sequence MSHSPNPNDQNDQNPDSSSRRSRSLSLPEFFLKEQALKHVILKMHHHHHNSRNQSSSNNNSNNNHNNHSNHNRHLSLSPTPSPPSSPDPTTDLTDLVVDPPAPNPTSLLSDHLLNLIFSKLPVSQYSSNSLVCRRWLYLHGRLVQSLKLFDWSFLDSGRVFHRFPNLSDVDIVHACIRVPRNAAIIVTRKYFSVHLDSSLSRDRVVGEEDLLPSRVIDSGLKSLAESYPNLRRLVVIGASEDGLSSVAKECQLLQELEVIACGDLSLKGISGFMNLQIVKLIGFIDGFFGSVVSDIGLTILAQGCRRLVRLELCGCEGSYDGIKAIGQCCQMLEELTLSDHKMDGGWLAAVSFCGNLKILKLQSCKDSIDSRPGPDEHLGLCPTLEALHLQRCQMRDKQAVRALFLVCRGVREIVLQDCYGLENEVFGLATVCRRVRQLSLEGCSLLTVEGLESVILSWKDLQRLRVVSCNKIMDSAVTPALSTLFSVLKELKWSPDSRSLLSSSLAETDLRKKGGRFFKSYKG